In a single window of the Gammaproteobacteria bacterium genome:
- a CDS encoding MFS transporter, whose product MNALERRSVVALSSLMGLRMFGLFLILPVFVLYAPGLEGATPLTVGIALGAYGLTQAVLQVPFGMLSDRYGRKRMLSIGLLLFVFGSVVAALSSSIEGIILGRAIQGTGAISAVVLATLSDLTREQTRTKAMAVVGVSIGFSFLLALMLGSSLVQWHGLSGLFWITACLAAAAVLVVWLTVPTATRVSASVEIQPVRSQISAVLFNRQLQGLNLGIFVLHMTLMALFIAVPVGLRDILDLVSASHWQFYVPVLVCSVFGMVPLLIYGMRRHRTFAVFRLAIALLLAAQLILIIGTDQVAFLIAGVWLFFVGFNLLEAMLPSLMSRLAPAASKGTALGIYNTFQFLGVFAGGVVGGLMYGTWGVAGVYGFAACAVFVWLVLALSTSAPVLLESLTLRLADTADQEQSDVLQRLSQAPGVREAVILPGRDLVYLKVDPAEVDEDALREIDGVVAVD is encoded by the coding sequence ATGAATGCGTTGGAAAGGCGCTCGGTGGTGGCGCTTTCGTCGCTTATGGGATTGAGGATGTTTGGGTTATTCCTGATCCTGCCGGTATTTGTGCTTTACGCCCCGGGACTTGAGGGCGCGACGCCGTTAACGGTGGGTATTGCATTGGGCGCCTATGGACTGACGCAGGCTGTGCTGCAGGTGCCATTCGGGATGCTGTCGGATCGCTATGGGCGAAAGCGGATGCTGAGTATAGGGTTGTTGCTGTTTGTATTCGGCAGTGTCGTCGCGGCGCTGTCCAGCAGTATCGAGGGCATTATTTTGGGTCGCGCGATTCAGGGCACCGGCGCTATATCGGCAGTTGTGTTGGCCACGTTGTCGGATCTGACCAGAGAGCAAACGCGAACCAAAGCGATGGCCGTGGTCGGTGTGAGTATCGGCTTCTCATTTCTACTTGCGCTGATGTTGGGTTCCTCGCTGGTTCAGTGGCACGGTCTTTCCGGATTATTCTGGATCACCGCCTGTCTTGCGGCTGCAGCCGTGTTAGTCGTATGGCTGACGGTACCGACTGCGACTCGTGTTTCGGCATCTGTCGAGATCCAACCCGTTCGCAGCCAGATCAGTGCTGTGTTGTTTAACCGCCAGTTGCAGGGTTTGAATCTGGGGATATTTGTTTTGCACATGACACTGATGGCACTTTTCATTGCTGTGCCTGTCGGCTTGCGTGACATCCTAGATCTGGTTTCAGCGAGTCACTGGCAGTTTTATGTGCCAGTCTTGGTGTGTTCAGTGTTCGGCATGGTGCCGTTGCTGATTTATGGGATGCGACGGCACAGAACATTTGCTGTGTTCCGTCTCGCAATAGCACTGCTGCTCGCTGCACAACTGATCCTGATCATCGGGACGGATCAGGTTGCGTTTCTCATCGCCGGCGTCTGGTTGTTCTTTGTGGGTTTTAACCTACTCGAGGCCATGTTGCCGTCGCTGATGTCACGGCTCGCCCCGGCGGCAAGCAAAGGGACCGCACTGGGTATCTACAATACGTTCCAGTTTTTGGGGGTGTTTGCAGGCGGCGTTGTTGGTGGACTTATGTATGGTACGTGGGGTGTGGCCGGTGTCTATGGGTTTGCTGCGTGTGCTGTGTTCGTATGGCTGGTGTTGGCTTTAAGTACTTCGGCCCCGGTGTTGCTGGAAAGTTTGACGCTGCGTCTGGCAGATACCGCTGATCAGGAACAGAGCGATGTCCTGCAGCGATTGAGTCAGGCGCCAGGGGTACGCGAAGCCGTAATCCTTCCGGGACGAGATCTGGTCTATCTGAAGGTCGACCCAGCAGAGGTTGACGAGGATGCCCTACGAGAAATAGATGGCGTAGTAGCTGTTGACTAG
- the ssb gene encoding single-stranded DNA-binding protein: MARGVNKAIIVGNLGRDPEVRYSASGSAIANVTVATTDSWKDRQSGERQERTEWHRVVFFNRLAEIAGEYLKKGSQVFIEGRIQTRKWEDKDGNERWTTEIVANEMQMLGSRGGGSMSDGPPDDSGTAPAPGSSGSSGFSDSEFDDDIPF; the protein is encoded by the coding sequence ATGGCCAGAGGAGTAAATAAAGCAATCATCGTGGGTAATCTGGGACGGGATCCAGAAGTCCGTTATTCAGCCAGTGGCAGCGCGATCGCCAATGTAACTGTTGCAACAACCGACAGCTGGAAAGACCGGCAGTCGGGTGAGCGCCAGGAGCGAACCGAATGGCATCGCGTGGTGTTTTTTAATCGCCTGGCAGAAATTGCCGGTGAATATCTTAAAAAGGGTTCACAGGTGTTCATTGAGGGACGAATCCAGACCCGAAAGTGGGAGGATAAAGACGGCAACGAGCGCTGGACGACCGAAATCGTGGCGAACGAGATGCAGATGCTGGGTTCACGCGGTGGCGGCAGTATGTCTGACGGACCGCCGGACGATTCGGGTACTGCGCCGGCGCCTGGCAGCAGCGGTTCATCGGGCTTCAGTGACTCGGAATTTGATGACGATATCCCGTTTTAG
- a CDS encoding 2-oxo acid dehydrogenase subunit E2, producing MTDLKEIGLPDIGDFESVDVIEILVAPGDEIKTEDPLITLESDKATMDLPAPFGGIIREVTVKVGDKIAQGAVIALVDAESGTAASTPEQSISAQTPGPDPGATDSTDPQTAQAVAEQVVHRSPATLPPPVERSGDALPHASPAARRFARELGADLHAVRGSGPKGRILRQDIQNHVKNALSGAPAQTARDESTSSIPAIPRIDYSRWGEIDVQPLSRIQKRSGPHLHRAWLNIPHVTHFDEADITELEAFRQSLNADTQESAASITWLAFTLKALAGAVRRFPKFNSSLADDGEHLVFRKYCNIGIAVDTPDGLIVPVIRDIPLKGLIQLATEMNELSRKARSGALKPEDLQAGCITISNLGGIGGVAFTPIINAPEVAILGVARARMTPVWDGQEFRPRLMLPLSLSYDHRVIDGAEAARFTVFIRELLEDTRRLLL from the coding sequence ATGACCGATCTAAAAGAAATTGGCCTCCCTGACATCGGCGATTTCGAGTCTGTCGATGTCATAGAAATTCTGGTCGCCCCTGGTGATGAGATCAAAACGGAAGATCCTCTAATCACGCTCGAAAGCGACAAAGCGACCATGGATTTACCCGCCCCGTTCGGTGGCATCATCAGAGAAGTCACAGTCAAGGTCGGCGATAAAATTGCCCAAGGCGCTGTTATCGCACTGGTAGATGCCGAATCCGGTACCGCGGCATCCACACCGGAACAATCGATATCCGCACAAACACCAGGCCCAGATCCGGGCGCCACTGATTCGACGGATCCCCAGACCGCACAAGCTGTCGCTGAACAAGTTGTCCATAGATCCCCAGCGACCCTGCCGCCACCGGTAGAACGCAGCGGCGATGCCTTACCCCACGCAAGTCCTGCTGCCCGTCGATTTGCACGTGAACTGGGTGCAGACCTGCATGCGGTGCGGGGCTCAGGACCCAAGGGTCGAATTCTCAGACAAGATATTCAAAACCATGTTAAAAACGCCCTGTCGGGCGCCCCCGCTCAGACCGCACGTGACGAGTCAACGTCCAGTATCCCGGCCATCCCGCGGATCGACTACAGTCGTTGGGGTGAGATCGATGTGCAACCGTTGTCCAGGATCCAGAAACGCTCCGGTCCGCACCTGCATCGGGCCTGGCTGAATATTCCACATGTCACACACTTTGATGAGGCCGATATCACAGAACTTGAGGCGTTTCGTCAATCACTCAATGCGGACACACAAGAATCGGCGGCATCTATTACTTGGCTGGCGTTTACGCTGAAAGCGCTGGCCGGGGCGGTCCGGCGGTTTCCAAAGTTCAATTCATCACTGGCTGACGATGGTGAGCACCTGGTCTTCCGCAAGTACTGCAATATCGGTATTGCCGTAGACACACCCGACGGTCTGATAGTTCCGGTGATTCGGGACATCCCACTCAAGGGACTGATTCAGCTGGCGACCGAGATGAACGAACTGAGTAGGAAGGCACGGTCGGGCGCATTGAAGCCCGAAGACTTGCAGGCTGGATGTATCACCATTTCAAATCTCGGCGGTATCGGTGGTGTCGCTTTTACCCCCATCATCAATGCACCAGAAGTCGCAATTTTAGGGGTTGCGCGGGCCCGGATGACCCCTGTCTGGGATGGACAGGAATTCAGGCCCCGTCTGATGCTGCCCTTGTCGTTGTCGTATGACCACCGGGTTATCGACGGTGCCGAAGCCGCACGCTTCACAGTGTTTATCCGCGAACTGCTGGAAGACACCCGGCGACTGCTCCTTTAA
- the uvrA gene encoding excinuclease ABC subunit UvrA, producing the protein MRAIQIRGARTHNLRNIDLDLPRDQLIVITGLSGSGKSSLAFDTLYAEGQRRYVESLSTYARQFLSRMEKPDVDLIEGLSPTISIEQKSSSHNPRSTVGTVTEIYDYLRLLFARVGIPYCPEHDTVLNASTVSEMVDRVMSLKAGSRLLLMAPVIQDRKGENQQLFNTLQSQGFVRVRIDGVVYEMDEIPSLDKKRKHTIEVVVDRVVVGPQSAQRLAESFETALALTDGLALVQVLPDDEYTEGESHLFSALFACPHCGYSLSELEPRLFSFNNPAGACPDCDGLGVRQFFDPDRVVHDKSLSLAAGAIAGWDRRNAFYFNLINCLADHYGFNTETPYSKLPKRTRDVLLYGSGSEKIPFTYLRAHGRRPRRRNHAFEGVLPNMERRYKDSESSLIREELSRYINTQSCKTCDGSRLRESARHVFVGDHAIHQITALTVEQSLELFQLLKLPGRHGDIAARIIREILERLRFLFNVGLEYLTLDRTAETLSGGEAQRIRLASQIGSGLVGVTYILDEPSIGLHQRDNARLLETLYRLRDLGNTIIVVEHDEEAIRSADYVVDLGPGAGIHGGEIVVQGKPDEIIASTASLTGRYLSGDLQIEIPKKRVKTDPQKILVINGAQGNNLQAIDVEIPVGLFTCVTGVSGSGKSTLINNTLYPALASKLHHGRHQAAPHRSIKGLENFDKVIDIDQSPIGRTPRSNPATYTGLFTPIRELYAAVPESRARGYKPGRFSFNVRGGRCEACQGDGLIKVEMHFLPDIYVSCDLCKGGRYNRETLDIRYKGKTISEVLAMTVAEACDFFSAVPIIKRKLDTLMDVGLSYLSLGQSATTLSGGEAQRIKLARELSKRDTGRTLYILDEPTTGLHFHDIRQLLQVLHRLRDGGNTVIVIEHNLDVVKTADWIIDLGPEGGHRGGQLVACGTPETVAGVKESYTGCFLAKILQPAASKKS; encoded by the coding sequence ATGCGAGCAATCCAGATTCGGGGTGCCCGAACACACAATCTCAGGAATATCGATCTGGATCTACCGAGAGACCAGCTGATCGTAATCACCGGACTGTCCGGGTCGGGAAAATCCTCTCTTGCATTCGATACGCTGTATGCCGAAGGGCAGCGGCGCTATGTAGAGTCACTGTCGACCTATGCCCGGCAGTTCCTGTCACGGATGGAAAAACCTGATGTCGATCTGATTGAGGGGCTGTCACCGACAATCAGTATTGAACAGAAATCCTCTTCCCACAACCCACGCTCTACGGTAGGTACTGTCACCGAGATCTACGACTATCTACGCCTGCTTTTTGCCCGGGTCGGGATACCTTACTGCCCGGAACATGACACCGTACTCAACGCGAGTACGGTCAGTGAAATGGTTGACCGTGTGATGTCTTTAAAAGCCGGTTCACGACTCCTGCTGATGGCCCCGGTCATACAGGATCGCAAGGGAGAAAACCAGCAACTGTTCAACACGCTCCAGAGTCAGGGATTTGTACGCGTCAGGATTGATGGTGTTGTGTATGAAATGGATGAGATTCCATCACTGGATAAGAAACGGAAACACACCATTGAGGTTGTGGTCGACCGCGTTGTTGTGGGACCGCAGTCGGCACAGCGTCTTGCGGAATCATTCGAAACCGCTCTTGCCCTGACCGATGGGCTGGCTCTGGTACAGGTTCTGCCCGATGACGAATATACCGAGGGGGAGTCGCATTTGTTCTCTGCCCTTTTTGCCTGTCCTCATTGTGGCTACAGTCTGAGTGAACTCGAACCGCGATTATTTTCTTTCAACAATCCAGCCGGTGCCTGTCCCGATTGTGACGGCCTGGGTGTCCGCCAGTTCTTCGACCCTGACCGGGTAGTGCACGACAAGTCCCTCAGTCTTGCGGCAGGAGCAATTGCTGGTTGGGACCGGCGTAATGCGTTTTATTTCAACCTGATCAACTGCCTGGCAGACCACTACGGTTTTAATACTGAAACACCGTATTCAAAGCTACCCAAAAGAACACGCGACGTCCTTTTGTATGGCAGTGGTTCTGAAAAAATTCCATTCACCTATCTTCGTGCTCACGGCCGCCGGCCAAGGCGACGTAATCATGCATTCGAAGGTGTCCTGCCGAACATGGAGCGACGCTACAAAGATTCAGAATCCAGTCTGATTCGGGAAGAACTCAGCCGCTACATCAATACCCAGTCTTGCAAGACCTGCGACGGCAGCAGATTGCGAGAAAGCGCCCGGCATGTTTTCGTTGGCGACCATGCGATTCATCAGATTACAGCTCTAACGGTTGAACAGTCGCTGGAATTGTTTCAACTCCTCAAACTGCCGGGACGCCACGGAGACATCGCGGCACGCATTATCCGAGAGATCTTGGAGCGGCTGCGCTTCCTTTTTAATGTCGGTCTTGAGTATTTAACGCTTGACCGAACAGCTGAAACACTGTCCGGCGGAGAAGCCCAGCGGATTCGGCTAGCGTCTCAGATCGGATCTGGGCTTGTCGGTGTGACCTACATCCTGGATGAACCCTCGATCGGCCTGCATCAGCGCGACAATGCGCGGCTTCTCGAAACCCTTTACCGGCTGCGTGACCTGGGGAACACCATTATTGTTGTCGAGCATGACGAAGAAGCCATTCGCAGTGCGGACTATGTCGTCGACCTGGGCCCCGGTGCCGGCATTCACGGTGGAGAAATTGTCGTTCAAGGAAAACCTGACGAGATCATCGCCAGCACGGCTTCCCTAACCGGACGCTACCTCTCAGGTGACCTGCAGATCGAAATACCGAAAAAGCGTGTTAAAACAGATCCCCAAAAAATACTGGTAATCAATGGGGCCCAAGGAAATAACCTGCAGGCCATTGATGTGGAAATACCCGTTGGCCTTTTCACCTGTGTTACGGGTGTCTCAGGATCCGGGAAATCCACACTGATCAATAACACGCTTTATCCAGCGCTGGCCAGCAAACTTCACCACGGGCGCCATCAGGCAGCACCGCACCGCAGCATCAAAGGTCTTGAAAATTTCGATAAAGTCATCGACATCGACCAGAGCCCTATAGGTAGGACACCACGTTCTAATCCTGCGACCTACACTGGGCTGTTTACGCCAATCCGGGAACTTTATGCTGCGGTGCCAGAGTCACGTGCGCGGGGCTACAAGCCTGGACGCTTCTCGTTCAATGTCCGCGGTGGGCGTTGTGAAGCCTGCCAGGGCGACGGACTGATCAAGGTGGAGATGCATTTTCTACCCGACATCTATGTGTCTTGTGATCTGTGTAAAGGGGGACGGTACAACCGGGAAACACTCGACATTCGATACAAAGGCAAAACCATCAGTGAAGTACTGGCAATGACTGTCGCCGAGGCCTGCGATTTTTTCTCGGCTGTACCCATCATCAAGCGCAAACTCGACACGCTGATGGACGTTGGTCTGAGCTATCTCTCCCTGGGCCAGAGTGCGACCACTCTTTCAGGCGGTGAAGCCCAGCGCATCAAGCTCGCTCGTGAACTCTCAAAACGGGATACCGGTCGCACACTTTATATACTGGATGAGCCCACAACTGGACTCCACTTTCACGATATTCGCCAGTTGCTACAGGTACTGCACCGACTTCGGGATGGCGGGAATACCGTGATCGTAATTGAACACAATCTGGACGTTGTTAAGACGGCCGACTGGATAATTGACCTGGGTCCTGAAGGGGGTCATCGGGGCGGTCAATTGGTGGCCTGTGGCACACCGGAAACAGTGGCCGGGGTAAAGGAGTCCTATACCGGGTGTTTTCTGGCCAAGATTCTGCAACCTGCTGCATCAAAAAAAAGCTGA
- the aceE gene encoding pyruvate dehydrogenase (acetyl-transferring), homodimeric type has protein sequence MVDNTRHEDIDAEETQEWRDALTSVLEREGDVRAHYLLEELIDLARRSGVYIPYRSTTAYLNTISAAHEERSPGDASIEWRVRSLIRWNALAMVVNANRESSELGGHIATFASSATLYDVGFNHFWRAPTEQHGGDLIFFQGHSAPGIYARAFLEGRITETQIKHFRQEVDGQGLSSYPHPWLMPDFWQFPTVSMGLGPIQAIYQARFMRYLQHRKAIPTQDRKVWAFIGDGEMDEPESMGAIGVAGRDQLDNLIFVVNCNLQRLDGPVRGNSKIIQELEGEFRGAGWNVIKLIWGSYWDPLLMRDTKGLLKQRMEEAIDGEYQAFKSKDGAFVRERFFGKYPELAEMVANMTDEDIWRLNRGGHDPHKVYAAYAAAVAHKGQPTVILAKTVKGYGMGESGEGQNTTHQQKKMADASLIAFRDRFRIPLTDEEVIQAPFYHPGDDSPEIQYLKARREALGGYLPARQDQSDPLPIPQLTAFQNQLDGTGDREISTTMAFVRILSTLVRDPGIGDKVVPIVPDESRTFGMEGMCRQLGIYSVKGQLYEPEDVDQLMYYREDQQGQVLQEGITEAGAMSSWIAAATAYANHGTALIPFYIFYSMFGMQRIGDLAWAAGDIQARGFLIGGTAGRTTLAGEGLQHQDGHSLLHASTIPNCIAYDPAYAYELAVIIQDGLQRMFVNRENIYYYITVMNENYPQPALPNEAQAGILKGMYRLRSARRSRKAAPRVQLLGSGAILGESLAAADLLEEDFDIQADVWSVTSFNELSREGRTTARWNTLHPEEEQKTNYVTQCLKEEKGPVIAATDYVANYADQIRAFVPQHYVVLGTDGFGRSGTRAQLREFFEVDRYYIAVAAIKALADDNTVPSSTVSDALSRYGINSNKPNPVHS, from the coding sequence ATGGTAGACAACACGCGCCACGAAGACATCGACGCCGAAGAAACCCAAGAATGGCGTGATGCCCTGACCTCAGTTCTAGAGCGCGAAGGGGATGTCCGTGCGCACTATCTGCTCGAAGAACTGATCGACCTGGCCCGCCGGTCGGGCGTGTACATACCCTATAGATCGACTACAGCCTATCTCAACACGATCTCTGCCGCCCACGAAGAACGCAGCCCTGGAGATGCTTCGATTGAATGGCGGGTTAGATCGCTGATCCGTTGGAATGCGTTGGCCATGGTCGTAAACGCCAATCGTGAAAGTTCTGAACTCGGCGGTCATATCGCAACTTTCGCGTCATCAGCCACGCTATACGATGTGGGCTTCAACCACTTCTGGCGGGCCCCCACTGAACAACATGGCGGGGATCTCATCTTCTTTCAGGGTCATTCGGCACCCGGGATCTATGCGCGGGCATTTCTGGAAGGTCGCATCACCGAGACGCAGATCAAACACTTCCGGCAGGAGGTCGACGGGCAGGGGCTGTCCTCCTATCCGCATCCATGGTTGATGCCCGACTTCTGGCAGTTCCCGACAGTGTCCATGGGCCTGGGACCAATCCAGGCAATCTATCAGGCACGATTCATGCGGTACCTGCAGCACCGCAAAGCCATACCGACACAGGACCGCAAGGTATGGGCATTTATTGGTGATGGCGAGATGGATGAGCCCGAATCAATGGGCGCCATCGGTGTCGCAGGTCGTGACCAACTGGACAACCTAATTTTTGTGGTCAACTGCAACCTGCAAAGACTCGACGGACCGGTGCGGGGCAATTCCAAGATCATCCAGGAACTTGAAGGAGAATTTCGCGGCGCCGGCTGGAATGTCATCAAGCTGATCTGGGGTTCGTACTGGGACCCGCTTTTGATGCGGGATACAAAAGGATTACTGAAACAGCGAATGGAAGAAGCGATTGATGGTGAATATCAGGCATTTAAGTCGAAAGACGGTGCATTTGTGCGCGAACGATTCTTCGGTAAGTACCCCGAACTGGCTGAGATGGTTGCCAACATGACCGACGAAGACATATGGCGACTCAATCGAGGTGGCCACGATCCACACAAGGTATACGCCGCATACGCTGCTGCCGTCGCGCACAAGGGCCAGCCTACTGTGATTCTCGCGAAAACGGTGAAGGGCTATGGCATGGGCGAATCCGGCGAAGGTCAGAATACGACCCACCAGCAAAAGAAAATGGCCGATGCATCGCTGATCGCCTTCCGTGACCGGTTTCGGATACCACTGACGGATGAAGAAGTAATTCAGGCACCTTTCTATCACCCGGGTGATGACAGCCCGGAGATCCAGTATCTGAAAGCACGCCGGGAAGCACTGGGCGGCTACCTACCGGCCCGACAGGACCAGTCGGACCCACTCCCAATTCCGCAATTGACAGCATTCCAGAACCAACTAGACGGTACGGGCGATCGTGAAATTTCGACCACAATGGCATTTGTACGCATCCTGTCGACGCTGGTACGCGATCCTGGCATTGGCGACAAAGTGGTGCCCATCGTGCCTGACGAGTCCCGAACCTTTGGCATGGAGGGTATGTGTCGCCAGCTGGGTATTTATTCAGTCAAAGGTCAACTGTATGAGCCCGAAGACGTCGATCAATTGATGTACTATCGTGAAGACCAGCAAGGCCAGGTACTACAGGAAGGGATCACCGAAGCAGGAGCGATGTCATCATGGATTGCCGCGGCAACAGCTTACGCCAATCACGGCACGGCCCTTATTCCCTTTTATATTTTCTATTCCATGTTCGGAATGCAGCGAATCGGCGATCTGGCCTGGGCTGCAGGAGACATTCAGGCCCGTGGCTTTCTGATTGGTGGCACTGCCGGGCGTACGACCTTGGCCGGCGAAGGTCTACAACACCAGGACGGTCACAGCCTGCTGCACGCCTCTACCATCCCTAACTGTATCGCTTACGATCCGGCATACGCTTATGAACTTGCCGTCATAATTCAGGACGGCCTGCAACGCATGTTCGTCAACCGGGAGAATATCTACTATTACATCACTGTCATGAACGAAAACTACCCCCAACCCGCGCTGCCCAATGAAGCGCAGGCTGGGATATTGAAAGGCATGTACCGCTTACGTAGTGCACGACGCAGCCGTAAGGCAGCGCCTAGAGTTCAGCTGTTGGGCAGTGGTGCCATTCTGGGGGAATCGCTGGCCGCGGCAGATCTTTTGGAGGAGGACTTCGACATACAAGCCGATGTGTGGAGTGTGACCAGTTTCAATGAACTCAGCCGAGAAGGTCGAACCACGGCACGCTGGAACACGCTCCATCCGGAGGAAGAACAGAAAACCAACTACGTAACGCAGTGCCTGAAGGAAGAAAAAGGCCCGGTTATCGCTGCCACAGACTATGTCGCCAACTATGCTGATCAGATCCGAGCATTTGTCCCTCAACACTATGTGGTCCTGGGTACAGATGGTTTTGGTCGAAGCGGCACACGAGCCCAGTTGCGTGAATTTTTTGAAGTCGATCGTTACTACATCGCTGTTGCTGCGATTAAGGCGCTCGCTGATGACAACACAGTCCCCTCTTCCACGGTATCCGACGCCCTGTCACGATATGGCATAAACAGCAACAAACCCAACCCCGTCCATTCATGA
- a CDS encoding AMP-binding protein, with product MVNTTYSSAETFPRCLLDQAQRNGEKPAIREKYLGIWQTWTWREVSEQVRVLACGLAAVGFKRGDKLALIGDNRPRLYWSMSAAQCLGGIPVPMYQDSVADELQFVVEHAEVRFAVVEDQEQVDKLLEIMDRCPKLEFIIYCNPRGMRNYSQDFLIDLETVQQKGKDFESKNTAFFSDEIDKGKSGDVACILYTSGTTGDPKGVVLSHESLIKTATNAANWDQLTADGNVLAYLPMAWVGDNLFSYSESYIVGYCVNCPESGETVLNDMREIGPSYFFAPPRIFENLLTSVMIRMEDAGAIKRRMFHYFMAVAKRTGTRILDGESVSASDRLLYMLGRLLVYGPLKDMLGFTRIRMAYTAGESISPELFDFYRSLGINLKQLYGQTEASVLVTIQPDGEVRSDSVGVPAPDVEIEISDGGEVLYRSPGVFLEYYKNPEATAETKTADGWVRTGDAGYFDKEGYLKIIDRAADVGKLNDGSMYAPKYLENKLKFFPQIKEAVTFGHQQDFVSAFINIDLEAISNWAEKNDVTYASYHELATNDRVSSLIQDCVASVNQELANEDQFNTSQIQRFVLLHKELDADDGELTRTRKVRRKFVAEKYSTLVDALYSNRNNVHVETEVTFEDGQKGSIEADIKIYDMPTAEAPA from the coding sequence ATGGTTAATACCACCTATTCGTCTGCCGAGACGTTTCCACGCTGCCTGCTTGACCAGGCTCAGCGTAATGGTGAAAAGCCAGCGATACGCGAGAAGTACCTTGGCATCTGGCAGACATGGACCTGGCGCGAGGTCAGTGAACAGGTGCGGGTACTCGCGTGTGGACTGGCAGCGGTGGGTTTTAAGCGAGGTGACAAGCTTGCACTGATCGGTGACAACCGACCACGGCTTTACTGGTCAATGAGCGCAGCCCAGTGTCTGGGTGGCATCCCTGTGCCCATGTACCAGGATTCGGTAGCGGATGAACTTCAGTTCGTGGTTGAACACGCTGAGGTACGTTTTGCAGTTGTAGAAGACCAGGAACAGGTCGACAAGCTGCTCGAAATCATGGACCGATGCCCGAAACTGGAGTTCATCATTTACTGTAATCCACGAGGTATGCGGAACTATTCGCAGGATTTTCTGATTGATCTTGAAACGGTTCAGCAAAAGGGTAAAGATTTCGAAAGCAAGAATACGGCGTTCTTTTCGGATGAAATAGACAAAGGCAAGAGCGGTGATGTTGCCTGCATTCTCTATACCTCGGGTACAACGGGAGATCCCAAAGGGGTTGTTCTGAGTCACGAGAGCCTGATCAAGACTGCGACCAATGCTGCGAACTGGGATCAGCTCACAGCAGACGGAAACGTACTGGCCTATCTGCCAATGGCTTGGGTCGGTGACAATCTCTTCTCTTATAGTGAGTCGTACATTGTTGGGTATTGTGTCAACTGTCCTGAAAGTGGTGAAACGGTGCTGAACGATATGCGCGAGATCGGCCCGAGTTATTTTTTTGCACCACCGCGAATCTTTGAGAACTTGCTCACCAGCGTCATGATTCGGATGGAGGATGCCGGTGCTATTAAGCGCAGGATGTTCCACTACTTTATGGCGGTGGCGAAACGTACAGGCACACGAATTCTGGATGGTGAAAGCGTATCGGCAAGCGATAGATTGCTCTACATGCTGGGCCGATTGCTGGTCTATGGTCCACTGAAGGACATGTTAGGATTTACCCGTATCCGGATGGCTTATACCGCCGGGGAATCTATCAGCCCAGAGTTGTTTGATTTCTATCGGTCACTCGGTATTAATCTGAAGCAGCTATACGGTCAGACCGAGGCATCCGTCCTCGTAACAATCCAGCCGGATGGTGAAGTGCGTTCAGATTCGGTTGGTGTACCAGCACCTGATGTCGAGATTGAAATCAGCGACGGTGGGGAAGTCTTATACCGTAGCCCGGGTGTTTTCTTGGAGTACTACAAGAATCCTGAAGCAACTGCAGAGACCAAGACCGCAGATGGTTGGGTACGCACCGGTGATGCTGGTTACTTCGACAAGGAAGGGTATCTGAAGATCATTGATCGAGCTGCGGATGTGGGTAAGCTCAATGATGGTTCTATGTACGCACCAAAATATCTGGAGAACAAGCTCAAGTTTTTCCCCCAGATAAAAGAAGCAGTGACCTTCGGTCACCAGCAAGACTTTGTGTCTGCTTTTATCAATATTGACCTTGAGGCCATCAGCAACTGGGCGGAGAAGAACGATGTGACCTACGCGAGTTACCACGAACTGGCCACAAATGATCGGGTGTCTAGTTTGATTCAGGATTGTGTCGCGTCGGTCAATCAGGAACTGGCCAACGAAGATCAATTCAACACTTCCCAGATACAGCGTTTTGTCTTGCTCCACAAAGAACTGGATGCGGATGATGGTGAGTTGACCCGAACTCGAAAGGTTCGGCGAAAATTCGTGGCTGAAAAATATTCAACGCTGGTCGATGCGTTGTATTCAAATCGAAACAATGTGCATGTCGAAACCGAAGTCACGTTTGAAGATGGCCAAAAAGGCTCGATTGAAGCAGATATAAAAATCTACGACATGCCTACTGCAGAGGCACCAGCCTGA